Proteins encoded in a region of the Rutidosis leptorrhynchoides isolate AG116_Rl617_1_P2 chromosome 9, CSIRO_AGI_Rlap_v1, whole genome shotgun sequence genome:
- the LOC139867981 gene encoding uncharacterized protein, which produces MRGQGYDDGANMEGINNGVQSRYLKENPRAFYTPCGCHLLNLTLCDMANSCVKGNNIFEQIQQNIKDLTLKPLSQTRWVRHVEYLNGIKTQLFDIRETLLEVGEKDNDPAIASEANSIADQELGEFDFLASIVIWYQVSNEVNIVSKNLQSKDMHIEIAIKEINSLKKRFDESSSSQEVSFTPEEAFRVNYFLYIVDKTILSLETRFYPFTTYEKLFGLLFLHNLRGVEDKDLKSSCDSMENALRYKEYWISVVMSIIWS; this is translated from the exons ATGCGTGGTCAAGGATATGACGATGGTGCAAACATGGAAGGAATAAATAATGGAGTGCAATCGAGATATTTAAAGGAGAATCCAAGAGCATTTTACACTCCTTGTGGTTGTCATTTACTTAATCTTACATTATGTGATATGGCTAACAGTTGCGTTAAAGGAAATAACATTTTTGAACAGATCCAAC aaaatattaaAGATTTGACTCTTAAGCCATTGTCTCAAACTCGTTGGGTACGTCATGTTGAGTATCTTAACGGTATTAAAACGCAACTTTTTGACATACGAGAAACTTTACTTGAAGTTGGAGAAAAAGATAATGATCCTGCAATTGCTAGTGAAGCAAATTCAATAGCAGATCAAGAACTTGGTGAATTTGACTTTTTAGCATCAATTGTCATTTGGTATCAAGTATCAAACGAGGTGAACATTGTGAGCAAGAATTTACAATCAAAGGATATGCATATCGAGATTGCTATTAAAGAAATAAACAGTTTG AAAAAAAGATTTGATGAGAGTTCAAGTAGTCAGGAAGTTTCATTTACTCCTGAAGAGGCTTTTAGAGTAAATTATTTCTTATACATTGTGGATAAAACTATTCTTTCTCTTGAAACACGATTTTATCCATTTACAACCTATGAGAAATTATTTGGTTTATTATTTCTGCATAATTTGAGGGGAGTTGAAGATAAAGATCTAAAGTCATCTTGTGATTCTATGGAAAATGCACTCAGGTATAAGGAATATTGGATATCAGTGGTCATGAGCATTATATGGAGTTGA
- the LOC139865732 gene encoding uncharacterized protein encodes MAAGRQNVSRHSYLNSRISSTEFTRSSVCRYNEVDCIKKRKFSPVVWNDRVEKKVKISSKNRLTGSVFSRLSSPKSSKDFGKLQDVIADVDIEKCSLATDSEFQISSVESVVSNVSDGLEVPNFVAAETREVRDEDVEIEEGGYVEERKLSKSKWAFDDSPKLASHNNNSSPESGEFQREGSNGNDVLSSLSTENEQPHYVDDKVAVARMDYSSSEDDDDDDLEVGVCSGFDMMPSCRNVFEYERLGKISEGTYGVVYKARDKKTGEIVALKKVKLGKDSEGFPITALREINTLSLLQHPSVVEIKEVVMDDFNGVYMVMDYIDHELKGYMDRMKQPFSQSEVKRLMLQLLSGLSYLHDNWVMHRDLKTSNLLLNNNGELKICDFGMARLHGSPTKPYTPLVVTLWYRAPELLLGLKNYTTAIDMWSVGCIMAEMLSKKPLFDGNKELEQIDKIFRTLGTPNDTIWPGYSKLPGVKAKLVKQPFNTLRRRFGAATFTGAPMLTELGLDLLNKLLTYDPSKRISAKDALNHQWFCEAPLPAEHVRICK; translated from the coding sequence ATGGCGGCAGGACGACAGAATGTTTCGAGGCATAGCTACTTGAATTCTCGAATTTCGAGCACTGAGTTTACTAGAAGCTCAGTTTGCAGATACAATGAAGTTGACTGTATCAAGAAAAGAAAATTTTCACCTGTTGTCTGGAATGATAGGGTTGAGAAGAAGGTGAAGATTTCATCTAAGAACAGACTTACAGGTTCTGTTTTTTCTCGATTGTCTTCTCCGAAATCTTCTAAAGATTTTGGGAAATTGCAGGATGTTATTGCAGATGTTGATATTGAAAAATGTTCACTTGCTACTGACAGTGAGTTTCAAATTTCTTCTGTCGAGTCTGTTGTTTCTAATGTTTCAGATGGGTTGGAAGTGCCAAATTTTGTTGCTGCAGAAACTCGTGAAGTGCGTGATGAAGATGTCGAGATCGAAGAGGGAGGATATGTTGAGGAAAGGAAATTGTCCAAATCAAAGTGGGCATTTGATGATTCCCCGAAATTGGCATCGCATAATAACAATTCAAGTCCTGAAAGTGGTGAGTTTCAGAGAGAAGGTTCTAATGGTAATGATGTGTTGTCATCTTTGTCTACTGAGAATGAGCAGCCACATTATGTTGATGATAAGGTTGCTGTTGCTAGAATGGATTACTCAAGttcagaagatgatgatgatgatgatcttgaAGTCGGGGTGTGTTCTGGTTTTGACATGATGCCATCATGTAGGAACGTGTTTGAGTATGAGAGACTTGGGAAGATTAGTGAAGGAACATATGGTGTTGTATACAAAGCTAGGGATAAAAAAACTGGAGAAATTGTTGCATTGAAGAAGGTTAAGTTAGGAAAGGATAGTGAAGGTTTTCCAATAACAGCTTTACGTGAGATCAACACTCTTTCATTGTTGCAGCACCCGTCTGTTGTTGAAATCAAGGAAGTTGTTATGGATGACTTTAATGGCGTTTATATGGTCATGGATTATATTGATCATGAACTCAAAGGATACATGGATCGAATGAAGCAACCGTTTAGTCAAAGTGAGGTCAAACGCCTTATGTTGCAACTGTTATCAGGGTTATCATATCTTCATGATAATTGGGTTATGCACAGGGATTTGAAGACATCAAATTTATTATTAAACAACAATGGTGAGTTAAAGATTTGTGATTTCGGGATGGCTCGATTACATGGTAGTCCTACAAAACCGTATACTCCATTAGTTGTTACTCTTTGGTACAGGGCACCTGAACTTCTTCTCGGGTTGAAAAATTATACAACTGCTATTGATATGTGGTCGGTTGGTTGTATAATGGCCGAAATGTTATCAAAGAAACCGCTTTTTGATGGTAATAAAGAACTTGAACAAATTGACAAGATTTTTCGAACTCTTGGCACCCCGAATGATACGATATGGCCTGGCTATTCGAAACTGCCAGGTGTTAAAGCAAAGCTTGTGAAGCAGCCGTTTAATACGTTGAGAAGAAGATTTGGTGCGGCTACATTTACTGGTGCGCCTATGCTGACTGAGCTGGGACTTGATTTGTTGAATAAGCTTTTGACATATGATCCGAGTAAGAGGATTTCTGCAAAAGATGCTCTCAATCATCAATGGTTTTGTGAGGCTCCTTTACCTGCTGAACATGTTAGGATCTGTAAATGA